Proteins encoded in a region of the Zea mays cultivar B73 chromosome 2, Zm-B73-REFERENCE-NAM-5.0, whole genome shotgun sequence genome:
- the LOC103647153 gene encoding probable WRKY transcription factor 63, whose amino-acid sequence MDFRSNDDLVMPPPPPPCGHGWEMMEAMRRQQELVMQLRALVLPLLVHGAMDGGGGGAPSAADIAVQLFDDVIGCNIGVVSTLEGCILSTGGGGPSVESVDDKSLVMRNNSAPASNNGEKAEKQARLAANSKQLNSVVVGQKRRRNNDKRSRSLVTHVPHYDGHLWRKYGQKNINGRKHPRSYYRCAYRERNCLATKTVEEQEPNADDGNSSSSAMAGEESPKYTVVYYGDHTCNDHIIHAVSTVQLPQLVASVDLGQGTEMDQTTATRAGGVQESDEADHLDLPALLEVFDSSLVDWEALYHSPNVATHS is encoded by the exons ATGGACTTCAGGAGCAACGACGACCTCGtcatgccgccgccgccgccgccctgcgGCCATGGCTGGGAGATGATGGAGGCCATGAGGAGGCAGCAGGAGCTCGTGATGCAGCTCCGGGCGCTCGTCCTCCCGCTGCTCGTCCACGGCGCCATggatggtggtggcggtggcgccCCCTCGGCAGCCGACATCGCCGTCCAGCTCTTCGACGACGTGATCGGCTGCAACATAGGCGTGGTGTCCACGCTCGAGGGCTGCATCCTCAGCACCGGCGGAGGCGGGCCTTCGGTAGAGTCCGTCGACGACAAGTCGTTGGTGATGAGGAATAATAGCGCTCCTGCTAGTAATAACGGCGAGAAGGCGGAGAAGCAGGCGCGATTGGCGGCGAATTCGAAGCAGCTGAATAGCGTCGTCGTTGGTCAGAAGAGAAG GAGGAACAACGACAAGCGATCAAGGTCCCTTGTTACGCATGTTCCACACTACGACGGCCACCTGTGGAGAAAGTATGGGCAGAAGAACATCAATGGGAGGAAACATCCTAG GAGCTACTACAGATGCGCGTACAGGGAACGGAACTGCTTAGCAACAAAGACAGTTGAGGAGCAGGAGCCAAATGCCGACGACGGTAACAGTAGCAGCagcgccatggccggcgaggaAAGCCCAAAGTACACTGTCGTGTACTACGGCGACCACACTTGCAACGACCATATTATTCATGCCGTCAGCACGGTCCAGCTTCCCCAACTTGTTGCAAGTGTGGATCTTGGTCAGGGCACGGAAATGGATCAAACGACGGCAACACGTGCAGGTGGTGTTCAAGAGTCTGACGAGGCAGATCACTTGGACTTGCCAGCTTTGCTAGAGGTGTTTGATAGCTCTCTCGTTGATTGGGAGGCACTATACCACAGCCCCAACGTAGCCACTCATTCATAG